Proteins from one Faecalibacterium sp. I3-3-33 genomic window:
- a CDS encoding ABC transporter permease: MKIYDKKLAYPYFVWMVLFTVVPLFIVVYYAMTDAEGNFTLNNLTSISGYGSVFARSLLLALIATVICLVIAFPVGYFLSRLRVNKQHIMLMLVMLPMWMNFLLRTYAWMGLLSVNGPVNTLLGFIGLGPYTMLNTSGAVVLGMVYNYVPYMILPLYTSMTKIDQSLVEAAQDLGANTTKTLVRVLIPMSVPGISTGITMVFVPAVSTFVISRMLGGGSNLLIGDLIEMQFLGNSYNLNVGSAMSLVLMIIVLLCMSFTSSFDEDEMEGVS; the protein is encoded by the coding sequence ATGAAGATCTATGATAAAAAGCTGGCCTATCCGTACTTTGTATGGATGGTGCTGTTTACCGTTGTGCCCTTGTTCATTGTGGTGTACTACGCCATGACGGATGCCGAGGGAAACTTTACCCTGAATAACCTTACCTCCATCAGCGGCTACGGCTCGGTGTTTGCCCGCAGCCTGCTGCTGGCGCTCATTGCTACGGTCATCTGCCTTGTCATCGCCTTTCCGGTGGGATATTTCCTGTCCCGCCTGCGGGTGAATAAGCAGCACATCATGCTTATGCTGGTCATGCTGCCCATGTGGATGAACTTTTTGCTGCGTACCTACGCATGGATGGGTCTGCTCAGCGTCAATGGCCCGGTGAACACCCTGCTGGGCTTTATCGGCCTTGGCCCCTATACTATGCTCAACACCTCCGGCGCGGTGGTGCTGGGCATGGTGTATAACTATGTGCCCTACATGATCCTGCCGCTGTACACTAGCATGACCAAGATCGACCAGAGCCTTGTGGAAGCTGCGCAGGATCTTGGTGCCAACACTACCAAGACCCTTGTGCGGGTGCTTATCCCTATGAGCGTGCCGGGCATCAGCACCGGCATCACCATGGTGTTCGTGCCGGCGGTGTCTACCTTTGTCATCAGCCGTATGCTGGGCGGCGGCTCCAACCTGCTGATCGGCGATCTGATCGAGATGCAGTTTCTGGGCAACAGCTACAACCTGAACGTCGGTTCTGCTATGAGCTTGGTGCTGATGATCATCGTACTGCTGTGCATGAGCTTTACGTCCAGCTTTGACGAGGATGAAATGGAGGGCGTATCCTGA
- a CDS encoding chromate transporter yields the protein MILLELFWNFLVIGAVSFGGGYGMISLVRETVLGHGWLTESEFLSFIAVSESTPGPLAVNMATFIGSSQAGLAGSFVATMGVVLPSFVIILLIAAALHSLMKYAGVNAFLAGVRPCVVAMILATACTMGLSTLGGFTTVSGGFAPDMRALAVFALLGILHLAYKKKTQKAPSPIGMILLSAVLGAVLWSI from the coding sequence ATGATCTTGCTGGAGCTTTTCTGGAACTTTCTTGTCATCGGCGCGGTGTCCTTTGGCGGCGGCTACGGCATGATCTCACTGGTGCGGGAAACGGTGCTGGGGCATGGCTGGCTGACCGAGAGCGAGTTTCTCAGCTTTATCGCGGTGTCAGAGTCTACGCCCGGCCCGCTGGCGGTGAATATGGCTACCTTTATCGGGTCTTCGCAGGCGGGGCTGGCAGGCTCCTTTGTGGCAACGATGGGGGTGGTGCTGCCCTCTTTTGTCATCATTCTGCTGATTGCGGCGGCGCTGCACAGCCTGATGAAGTACGCCGGGGTCAACGCCTTTCTGGCCGGGGTGCGCCCCTGCGTGGTGGCTATGATCTTGGCTACCGCCTGCACCATGGGGCTTTCCACGCTGGGGGGCTTTACCACTGTTTCCGGCGGCTTTGCCCCGGATATGCGTGCGCTGGCAGTGTTTGCTCTTTTGGGCATCCTGCATCTTGCCTATAAAAAGAAAACGCAGAAAGCACCGTCCCCCATCGGGATGATCCTGCTTTCTGCGGTGCTGGGCGCGGTGCTGTGGAGCATCTGA
- a CDS encoding Gldg family protein produces the protein MKWNKNASSQKGRVFRSGLLSTAMLAAVLVLAVLLNLLVRAIPAKYTEFDLSEAKMYTLSDSTKALVEGLEKDVHIYYLCETGSEDAIITKLLDHYAAESGHLSWEQKDPTLYPTFAAKYSAENVSSGSLIVTCGENSTVLDAADLYEYDYTDYYTTGSASVTFGGEKQITSAIYKLTAAGQSHAYYTTNHGEQTLTDSLTDALDAQNIDAQPLDLLTSTIPEDCDLLIINAPTTDFTAGEGLVDEISQLQDYLAAGGKLLLTSSVYAQTPQLDAVLAQFGLARAEGMVVEGDSSKALYNSAWSLLPDYGTPTESTALNGVNTSTHVMLSVAQGITVTETEDVTAEPLLNSSSSAYAKADINDLTTMEREDGDADGPFALAVWARNEDTGAEVLWIGCPNMDNEQLYQSMPGNLTFLQGCAASLVGQDILVDTKALEAEPITVAGSTAAALGLTFVFVLPAAVLIAGAVVVLLRRRR, from the coding sequence ATGAAATGGAACAAGAACGCATCCTCTCAGAAAGGCAGGGTGTTCCGCAGCGGGCTGCTGTCCACCGCTATGCTGGCGGCAGTGCTGGTGCTGGCGGTGCTGCTCAACCTGCTGGTGCGGGCCATCCCTGCAAAATATACCGAGTTCGACCTCTCCGAGGCCAAAATGTACACCCTGAGCGACAGCACCAAAGCGCTGGTAGAGGGGCTGGAAAAGGATGTGCACATCTATTATCTGTGCGAGACCGGCAGCGAGGATGCCATCATCACAAAGCTGCTGGATCACTACGCCGCCGAGAGCGGGCATCTGAGCTGGGAACAGAAAGACCCCACCCTGTACCCCACCTTTGCCGCCAAGTACAGTGCGGAGAATGTTTCCTCCGGCAGTCTGATCGTTACCTGCGGGGAGAACAGCACCGTGCTGGATGCCGCCGACCTGTACGAGTACGACTATACCGACTACTACACCACCGGCTCTGCCAGTGTGACCTTTGGCGGCGAAAAGCAGATCACCTCTGCCATTTATAAGCTTACTGCAGCCGGGCAGAGCCATGCCTACTATACCACCAACCACGGCGAGCAGACCCTGACCGACTCCCTGACCGATGCGCTGGACGCCCAAAATATCGACGCCCAGCCGCTGGATCTGCTCACGAGCACCATCCCGGAGGACTGCGACCTGCTCATCATCAACGCACCCACCACCGATTTTACCGCAGGGGAGGGCCTTGTGGATGAGATCAGCCAGCTGCAGGATTATCTTGCGGCGGGCGGCAAGCTGCTGCTGACCAGTAGCGTCTATGCCCAGACCCCGCAGCTGGATGCCGTGCTGGCGCAGTTCGGCCTTGCCCGCGCAGAGGGCATGGTGGTAGAGGGCGACAGCAGCAAGGCACTGTATAACTCTGCATGGTCGCTGCTGCCGGACTACGGCACGCCCACCGAGAGCACCGCGCTGAACGGTGTGAATACCAGCACCCATGTGATGCTGTCGGTGGCGCAGGGCATCACGGTCACCGAGACCGAGGATGTCACCGCCGAGCCGCTGCTGAACAGCTCCTCCTCTGCCTATGCCAAGGCGGATATCAACGACCTTACCACCATGGAGCGGGAGGACGGGGACGCAGATGGCCCCTTTGCGCTGGCTGTCTGGGCACGGAACGAGGATACCGGCGCCGAGGTCCTCTGGATCGGCTGTCCCAACATGGATAACGAGCAGCTTTATCAGTCCATGCCCGGCAATCTGACCTTTTTGCAGGGCTGCGCCGCTTCGCTGGTAGGGCAGGATATCCTTGTGGACACCAAGGCGCTGGAAGCCGAGCCCATCACGGTGGCGGGCTCCACCGCCGCAGCACTGGGGCTGACCTTTGTGTTCGTGCTCCCGGCGGCTGTGCTCATCGCCGGGGCAGTGGTGGTGCTGCTGCGCCGCCGCAGATAA
- a CDS encoding ABC transporter permease, producing MLAIFKRELRSCFHGMIGAVLTAFMLAATAIYFVALNLGYGLPDFGYYTLSRTIFVLLLYIPVLTMRSFAEERHSRTDQLLLTSPVSVGGIVLGKYFALCVIFALPCLVDAGMILVLKVLGATGTSTLANFSALLCYYLMGCAAIAIGVFLSSLTENQIIAAVSGVAALLLAYMMPSLRTMFTTGSAVALALFTAIAAVLSVVAGLRSKSFTLGCLSFAGCCVALTALFLLKSSWLTEAFSAVLSALCLFTPFEEFVNSSFSIPTLVYYLTVAAVFLFFTAQGLEKRRWN from the coding sequence ATGCTTGCCATCTTTAAACGAGAACTCCGCAGCTGCTTTCACGGCATGATCGGCGCGGTGCTTACCGCCTTTATGCTGGCGGCTACGGCTATCTACTTTGTGGCGCTGAATCTGGGCTACGGTCTGCCGGATTTTGGATACTATACGCTGTCCCGCACCATTTTTGTGCTGCTGCTCTACATCCCGGTGCTCACCATGCGCTCCTTTGCGGAGGAACGCCACAGCCGCACCGACCAGCTGCTGCTCACAAGTCCGGTGTCGGTGGGTGGCATCGTGCTGGGCAAATACTTTGCTCTTTGCGTCATTTTTGCGTTGCCCTGCCTTGTGGATGCGGGCATGATCCTTGTGCTGAAGGTGCTGGGCGCTACCGGCACCAGCACGCTGGCTAATTTTTCTGCGCTGCTGTGCTATTACCTCATGGGCTGCGCCGCCATTGCCATAGGGGTGTTCCTTTCCAGCCTGACCGAAAACCAGATCATTGCCGCCGTGTCCGGCGTGGCGGCGCTGCTGCTGGCCTATATGATGCCCAGCCTGCGCACCATGTTCACCACCGGCAGCGCGGTGGCGCTGGCGCTGTTCACCGCCATTGCCGCTGTACTCAGTGTGGTGGCGGGGCTGCGCAGCAAAAGCTTTACGCTGGGCTGCCTTTCCTTTGCGGGGTGCTGCGTGGCACTTACGGCGCTGTTTCTGCTCAAGAGCAGCTGGCTGACCGAGGCTTTCAGCGCGGTGCTCAGCGCGCTGTGCCTGTTTACCCCCTTTGAAGAATTTGTCAACAGCAGCTTTTCCATCCCCACGCTGGTCTACTACCTGACCGTGGCAGCGGTGTTCCTGTTTTTCACCGCGCAGGGGCTGGAAAAGCGCCGCTGGAACTGA
- a CDS encoding ABC transporter ATP-binding protein, whose product MIEVSHLSKSYGSRPAVQDLSFTVPDGQIYGLLGPNGAGKSTIMNILTGYLAPTEGEVKVAGFRLPEQAQQAKACVGYLPEQPPLYPEMTVQEYLDFVAELKGVKHAQRKQQVLAAARRTGLEEVLPRVIRSLSKGYRQRVGIAQALLGSPQLIILDEPTVGLDPAQVIEIRNLIRELGKAHTVILSSHILSEVQAVCQQVLILSKGRLVAVGSPEELGETLNPGSRLRATAQGETDTVLAAVRSVPGICKVELESAADGQVTFTAESEDAADRRAAVSRALTEVGCTVLALAAENRSLEEVFLALTEKTPEQKAPAEGEEN is encoded by the coding sequence GTGATCGAAGTTTCTCACCTGAGCAAGTCCTACGGCAGCCGCCCTGCCGTGCAGGATCTCTCGTTTACGGTGCCGGACGGCCAGATCTACGGCCTGCTGGGGCCCAACGGCGCGGGCAAATCCACCATTATGAATATCCTTACCGGCTATCTTGCCCCCACTGAGGGAGAGGTGAAGGTGGCCGGGTTCCGTCTGCCGGAGCAGGCACAGCAGGCCAAAGCCTGTGTGGGCTACCTGCCGGAGCAGCCGCCGCTCTACCCGGAAATGACCGTGCAGGAGTATCTGGACTTTGTGGCAGAGCTCAAGGGGGTAAAGCACGCGCAGCGCAAACAGCAGGTGCTGGCCGCTGCCCGCCGTACCGGGCTGGAAGAAGTGCTGCCCCGGGTCATCCGCAGCCTGTCCAAGGGCTACCGTCAGCGGGTGGGCATTGCGCAGGCGCTGCTGGGCAGCCCGCAGCTTATCATTCTGGACGAGCCCACCGTGGGTCTGGACCCCGCGCAGGTCATCGAGATCCGCAATCTCATCCGGGAGCTGGGCAAGGCGCACACGGTCATCCTGTCCAGCCACATCCTCAGCGAGGTGCAGGCGGTGTGCCAGCAGGTGCTCATCCTTTCTAAAGGTCGTTTGGTGGCGGTGGGCAGCCCGGAGGAGCTGGGCGAGACCCTGAACCCGGGCAGCCGCCTGCGTGCTACCGCGCAGGGCGAGACGGACACTGTGCTTGCTGCGGTGCGCAGCGTGCCGGGCATCTGCAAGGTAGAACTGGAAAGCGCCGCAGACGGTCAGGTCACCTTTACCGCCGAGAGCGAGGACGCCGCCGACCGCCGTGCTGCCGTGTCCCGGGCACTGACCGAGGTCGGCTGCACCGTGCTGGCGCTTGCCGCCGAGAACCGCAGCCTTGAGGAGGTATTCCTTGCGCTGACCGAAAAAACGCCGGAGCAAAAAGCCCCGGCAGAAGGGGAGGAAAACTGA
- a CDS encoding DUF4340 domain-containing protein encodes MKTKQRVLLALLAAAVLLGAALWAVTRSNAKAEQAASAAAEGSIPLSGFAAEDLEQIEYTYNGQTYTLQYSGGSWQLAQDLAYHLDESACNTMRTALMALAAKRSLTPQAGEDYGLDTPQLTVTVTAAGQSTTLTFGAENPVTGDLYVQKAGDEAIYTVSGNKAACFQLDKAGLFGSFCPTGLTASTITQVAYTLADGSSVTLNAVSEPTESADSTSSSTYETVWQLASDPTASLAQDKVQSLLSALCNYATAQTTDADLAACGFDAPVFTATVTSEDGSTVQLAYACGTDGWYLQVGDDTSVYTVDTSTVQALLLTENDLKTQE; translated from the coding sequence ATGAAAACAAAACAGCGTGTCCTGCTGGCGTTGCTGGCAGCGGCAGTGCTGCTGGGCGCGGCGCTGTGGGCGGTGACCCGCAGCAACGCCAAGGCCGAGCAGGCGGCCAGCGCCGCCGCCGAGGGCAGCATTCCGCTTTCCGGTTTTGCCGCCGAGGACTTAGAGCAGATCGAGTATACCTACAACGGCCAGACCTACACCCTGCAATATTCCGGCGGCAGCTGGCAGTTGGCGCAGGACCTCGCCTATCATCTGGACGAGAGCGCCTGCAACACCATGCGTACTGCCCTGATGGCACTAGCTGCCAAGCGTAGCCTGACACCGCAGGCAGGGGAGGACTACGGTCTGGATACCCCGCAGCTCACCGTTACGGTAACGGCGGCAGGGCAGAGCACCACTCTGACCTTCGGGGCAGAGAACCCGGTCACCGGGGATCTCTATGTGCAAAAAGCCGGGGACGAAGCCATCTACACCGTCAGCGGCAACAAAGCTGCCTGCTTCCAGCTGGATAAGGCCGGGCTTTTCGGCAGCTTCTGCCCCACTGGGCTCACAGCCTCGACCATTACACAGGTAGCCTACACGCTGGCAGACGGTAGCTCCGTCACCCTGAACGCCGTCAGCGAGCCGACCGAAAGCGCCGACAGTACCTCTTCCTCCACCTACGAGACGGTGTGGCAGCTGGCTTCGGACCCCACCGCCAGCCTTGCACAGGATAAGGTGCAAAGCCTGCTGTCTGCCTTGTGCAACTATGCCACCGCTCAGACTACGGACGCAGACCTTGCTGCCTGCGGTTTTGATGCACCGGTGTTTACTGCCACGGTCACCAGCGAGGATGGCTCCACCGTGCAGCTGGCCTACGCCTGCGGTACGGACGGGTGGTATCTGCAAGTTGGGGACGATACTTCGGTATACACAGTGGATACAAGCACTGTGCAGGCGCTTCTGCTGACGGAAAACGACTTGAAAACGCAGGAATGA
- a CDS encoding chromate transporter produces MPKIRELFGTFFKIGAFTFGGGYAMVALLEHEFVEEKRWLTREEFLDMVAIAESTPGPVAVNSATYIGYKLAGVAGAAASTLAVCLPSFGVIYLISLFFDRFLQLTVVANAFKGIQACVIYLILSAGVKMLKNLQRTPFNTAVVAVVLAAMVGCSVLAVKFSSICCILLCGTAGVLAYAVGQGKKGGTK; encoded by the coding sequence ATGCCCAAAATCAGAGAATTGTTCGGCACCTTTTTTAAAATCGGTGCCTTTACCTTTGGCGGCGGCTACGCCATGGTGGCGCTGCTGGAGCACGAATTTGTAGAGGAAAAGCGCTGGCTCACCAGGGAGGAATTTCTGGATATGGTCGCCATTGCCGAGTCCACCCCCGGCCCTGTGGCGGTGAACAGCGCCACCTATATCGGCTATAAGCTGGCCGGTGTTGCCGGTGCGGCGGCTTCCACCTTGGCGGTGTGTCTGCCGTCCTTCGGGGTCATCTATCTTATTTCACTGTTTTTCGACCGTTTTTTGCAGCTGACAGTGGTGGCGAATGCCTTTAAGGGCATTCAGGCCTGCGTCATTTATCTGATCCTGTCCGCAGGGGTCAAGATGCTCAAAAACTTGCAGCGCACCCCCTTCAACACGGCAGTGGTGGCGGTGGTGCTGGCGGCCATGGTGGGCTGCTCTGTGCTGGCGGTAAAGTTTTCCTCCATCTGCTGCATCCTACTTTGCGGCACAGCCGGGGTGCTGGCCTATGCGGTAGGGCAGGGGAAGAAAGGCGGCACAAAATGA
- a CDS encoding ABC transporter permease, which translates to MKTKHLRLMQRVYIILFFCFMYLPIAYMIVFSFNQSKGYSLFTGFTLKWYRSLFTNASILHALWVSVEVAILSAIIATVLGTAASLGIASMSRKSRLLVTNITYIPVVNPEIITGISLMLLFVAYQRFAAQSAWLPDNIMGLPTLLIAHIAFNVPYVIFNVSPKLKQLDIKLYEAALDLGCDPRQAFFKVILPEISPAILSAFLICLTYSIDDFMISYFNCGTVETLPIAIYSMTRKKVSPEIYALSTIMFVVILSVILVSNAMESRSYRKDQKTLREEGA; encoded by the coding sequence ATGAAAACAAAACATCTGCGCCTGATGCAGCGGGTCTATATCATCCTGTTCTTCTGCTTCATGTATCTGCCCATTGCCTACATGATCGTGTTCAGCTTCAATCAGAGCAAGGGCTATTCGCTGTTCACCGGCTTTACCCTCAAGTGGTACCGCAGCCTGTTCACGAATGCGTCCATCCTCCATGCACTGTGGGTGTCCGTTGAGGTGGCCATTCTGTCTGCCATCATCGCCACGGTGCTGGGCACGGCAGCCAGCCTTGGCATTGCCTCCATGAGCCGCAAAAGCCGCCTGCTGGTGACCAACATCACCTATATCCCGGTGGTCAACCCGGAAATCATCACCGGCATCTCCCTGATGCTGCTGTTCGTGGCCTACCAGCGTTTTGCCGCGCAGTCCGCATGGCTGCCGGACAACATCATGGGTCTGCCCACGCTGCTCATTGCGCATATCGCGTTCAACGTGCCCTACGTTATCTTTAACGTGAGCCCCAAGCTCAAGCAGCTGGATATCAAGCTGTACGAAGCAGCGCTGGATCTTGGCTGTGACCCCCGGCAGGCCTTCTTCAAGGTCATTCTGCCGGAGATCAGTCCCGCCATCCTGTCGGCCTTCCTCATCTGCCTGACCTATTCCATCGACGATTTCATGATCTCCTACTTCAACTGCGGCACGGTAGAGACTTTGCCCATTGCCATCTACTCCATGACCCGCAAAAAGGTCAGCCCGGAGATCTACGCACTGTCCACCATCATGTTCGTGGTCATCCTCAGTGTCATTCTGGTGTCCAACGCCATGGAGAGCCGCAGCTACCGCAAGGATCAGAAAACGTTGCGAGAGGAGGGCGCATGA
- a CDS encoding PotD/PotF family extracellular solute-binding protein, with protein sequence MKRIAALLLTLAVALCAALPVFAAGTIEVTEDVSVSDAYDWTRFKGQNVTLNVYNWGEYISNGSDDSVDVVAAFEKLTGIKVNYTTFDSNESLYAKLKSGAANYDVIIPSDYMVAKMINEGMLAPLDYDNIPNFQKIDAGYRNPDYDPQNAYTVPYMLCTTGIIYNTTMVDEAPTCWADLWDEQYAGNILMFNNSRDAYAIAAFKSGHSINPATPEEVDEVVEELKAQKPLVQAYVMDEIFDKMIGGEAAIGVYYSGDAITMIDDNPDLAWVFPEEGSVLSVDCMAVPAASEHKEAAEMFINFMCETDIGKANSEYIGYTTPMHDVWEVLDEDLKTSEIAYPSEEDAAREKVFTALSDEVNSELDLKWSEMKSYDEGGGSYLFLLLLLAMLALACFNIWRKVRRKTRNQY encoded by the coding sequence ATGAAACGCATTGCTGCATTGCTGCTGACGCTGGCCGTGGCGCTGTGCGCCGCATTGCCGGTGTTTGCCGCCGGTACCATTGAGGTGACCGAGGACGTGTCGGTGTCGGACGCTTACGACTGGACCCGCTTCAAGGGGCAGAACGTCACCCTGAACGTCTACAACTGGGGCGAGTACATCTCCAACGGCTCAGATGACAGCGTGGACGTGGTGGCCGCCTTTGAAAAACTGACCGGCATCAAGGTGAACTACACCACCTTCGACTCCAACGAGTCTTTGTACGCCAAGCTCAAGTCCGGCGCAGCCAACTACGATGTGATCATCCCCTCCGACTACATGGTGGCAAAGATGATCAACGAGGGGATGCTTGCACCCCTTGACTACGACAATATCCCTAATTTCCAGAAGATCGATGCAGGCTACCGCAACCCGGATTACGACCCGCAGAACGCCTACACCGTGCCCTATATGCTGTGCACCACCGGCATCATCTACAACACCACTATGGTAGACGAAGCCCCCACCTGCTGGGCAGACCTATGGGACGAGCAGTATGCGGGCAACATTCTGATGTTCAACAACAGCCGCGATGCCTACGCCATCGCCGCGTTCAAGAGCGGCCACAGCATCAACCCCGCCACCCCGGAAGAGGTGGACGAGGTGGTAGAAGAGCTTAAGGCGCAGAAGCCGCTGGTGCAGGCCTACGTCATGGACGAGATCTTTGATAAGATGATCGGCGGCGAGGCTGCCATCGGCGTGTACTACTCCGGCGATGCCATTACCATGATCGATGATAACCCGGACTTGGCTTGGGTGTTCCCGGAGGAGGGCAGTGTGCTTTCGGTGGACTGCATGGCTGTGCCTGCCGCCAGCGAGCACAAGGAAGCTGCCGAAATGTTCATCAACTTTATGTGCGAGACCGACATCGGCAAGGCCAACAGCGAGTATATTGGCTACACCACCCCCATGCACGATGTATGGGAGGTACTGGACGAGGATCTGAAAACCAGCGAGATCGCCTACCCGTCTGAGGAGGACGCCGCCCGCGAGAAGGTGTTCACCGCCCTGAGCGACGAGGTGAACAGCGAACTGGATCTGAAGTGGAGCGAGATGAAGAGCTACGATGAAGGCGGCGGCAGCTACTTGTTTTTGTTGCTGCTGCTGGCTATGCTGGCACTTGCTTGCTTTAATATCTGGCGCAAAGTGCGCAGAAAGACCCGCAATCAGTATTGA
- the potA gene encoding spermidine/putrescine ABC transporter ATP-binding protein, translated as MDNSVVVSLRDIVVEFDGQRILDGLNLDIHDKEFVTLLGSSGCGKTTTLRLIAGFLEPNAGKVLLKGEDITGVPPYKRPVNTVFQKYALFPHLNVFENVAFGLRLKKLDEDTIRRKVRDMLEVVGLKGFERRSISQMSGGQQQRVAIARSLVNEPEILLLDEPLGALDLKLRKEMQLELKRLQREMNITFIYVTHDQEEALTMSDTVVVMNGGKVQQIGTPEDIYNEPKNAFVADFIGDSNIVDGVMHKDFLVSFSGVDFPCVDRGFAREQSVQVVVRPEDIEVVSPVEGQLVGVVNDVIFKGVHFEMHVECEGREWLIHSTRACTPGETIGMRIGPNEIHIMARSEG; from the coding sequence ATGGACAACTCGGTGGTCGTTTCACTGCGGGATATCGTAGTGGAATTTGATGGACAGCGCATTCTGGATGGGCTGAATCTGGATATCCATGATAAGGAGTTCGTGACGCTGCTCGGTTCCTCCGGCTGCGGCAAAACTACCACCCTGCGCCTGATCGCAGGTTTTCTGGAGCCGAACGCCGGCAAGGTGCTGCTGAAAGGGGAGGACATTACCGGTGTGCCGCCTTATAAGCGCCCGGTGAATACCGTGTTCCAGAAATACGCGCTGTTCCCGCACCTGAATGTGTTCGAGAACGTGGCCTTTGGTCTGCGGCTCAAAAAGCTGGACGAGGACACCATCCGCCGCAAGGTGCGCGATATGCTGGAGGTCGTGGGCTTAAAGGGCTTCGAGCGCCGCAGCATCAGCCAGATGTCCGGCGGTCAGCAGCAGCGCGTGGCCATTGCCCGCAGTCTGGTCAACGAGCCGGAGATCCTGCTGCTGGACGAGCCGCTGGGCGCACTGGACCTGAAGCTGCGCAAGGAGATGCAGCTGGAACTCAAGCGCCTGCAGCGCGAGATGAACATTACCTTTATCTACGTTACTCACGATCAGGAGGAAGCGCTTACCATGTCCGATACCGTCGTGGTCATGAACGGCGGCAAGGTGCAGCAGATCGGCACCCCGGAGGATATCTACAACGAGCCGAAAAATGCCTTTGTGGCAGACTTTATCGGCGATTCCAACATCGTGGACGGCGTGATGCACAAGGACTTTCTGGTGTCCTTCTCCGGTGTGGACTTCCCCTGTGTGGACCGCGGCTTTGCCCGGGAGCAGAGCGTGCAGGTGGTGGTGCGCCCGGAGGATATCGAGGTGGTCTCCCCCGTGGAGGGCCAGCTTGTGGGCGTGGTGAACGATGTCATCTTCAAGGGCGTGCACTTTGAGATGCACGTGGAGTGCGAAGGCCGCGAGTGGCTGATCCACTCCACCCGCGCCTGCACCCCCGGCGAGACCATTGGTATGCGCATCGGCCCCAACGAGATCCATATCATGGCGCGGAGCGAGGGGTGA
- a CDS encoding acyl-[acyl-carrier-protein] thioesterase, whose protein sequence is MEQFYYEGTAVVENADADCHSLLKASALLRYVEQISTMHARHFGMDDKFFEDHGVAFLVGKQALRFSRVPRRGETLTLCSRSEKAFRGSIKRVTTLTDEAGQEVAMVDSRWIMSSLEDGHILRQPGWTVEGYWNETVEEELPLLLHKRRDSLTSAGLVTARYSQCDLHYHINNAFYLDIVCDALPQEIMRDHVVKFASINYHREVPMGQQVEVLYTPSDDGWYFIAKRADKTAFECYLELEPVKQ, encoded by the coding sequence ATGGAACAGTTTTATTATGAAGGCACCGCCGTGGTAGAAAATGCCGATGCAGACTGCCACAGTCTGCTCAAGGCCAGTGCGCTGCTGCGTTATGTGGAGCAGATCTCCACCATGCACGCCCGCCACTTTGGCATGGACGATAAGTTCTTTGAGGATCACGGCGTAGCGTTTCTGGTGGGCAAGCAGGCGCTGCGGTTCAGCCGTGTGCCCCGCCGTGGTGAGACTTTGACCCTTTGCTCCCGCTCAGAAAAGGCTTTCCGCGGCTCTATCAAGCGCGTCACCACCCTTACGGACGAAGCCGGGCAGGAGGTAGCCATGGTGGACAGCCGCTGGATCATGTCCAGCCTTGAAGATGGCCATATTCTGCGCCAGCCGGGCTGGACGGTAGAGGGATACTGGAATGAGACGGTGGAAGAGGAACTGCCCCTTTTGCTGCATAAGCGCCGGGACAGCCTGACCAGCGCCGGTCTGGTTACGGCGCGCTACTCCCAGTGCGACCTGCACTACCACATCAACAACGCCTTTTATCTGGATATCGTTTGTGACGCACTGCCGCAGGAGATCATGCGCGATCATGTTGTGAAGTTTGCCTCCATCAATTACCACCGCGAAGTCCCCATGGGACAGCAGGTGGAGGTGCTCTACACGCCTTCGGATGATGGCTGGTATTTTATTGCCAAGCGCGCAGACAAAACGGCTTTCGAGTGCTATCTGGAACTGGAGCCGGTCAAACAGTAA
- a CDS encoding TIGR00730 family Rossman fold protein produces MNITVYLGANLGTDPALPQAVQQLGRWIGESGNALVYGGSKSGLMGLLADSVLAAGGRVTGVEPKCFLDAELQHEGLTELIVTEDMPARKTKMIELGDAFIAFPGGTGTLEEITEVISKLSLGQLDAPCILYDLNGYYQPLHQLLRQMIAMGLSTPARQRNITFAADLAQIRAILEK; encoded by the coding sequence ATGAACATTACCGTGTATCTGGGGGCAAACCTTGGCACCGACCCTGCATTGCCGCAGGCCGTGCAGCAGTTGGGGCGCTGGATCGGTGAAAGCGGCAACGCGCTGGTGTACGGCGGCAGCAAAAGCGGCCTGATGGGGCTTTTAGCCGACAGCGTACTGGCTGCAGGCGGCAGGGTGACCGGTGTAGAGCCCAAGTGCTTTCTGGACGCAGAGCTGCAGCACGAGGGACTGACAGAGTTGATCGTGACCGAGGATATGCCCGCCCGCAAGACCAAAATGATCGAGCTGGGCGATGCCTTTATCGCATTTCCCGGCGGCACTGGCACGCTGGAGGAGATCACCGAGGTCATCAGCAAGCTGTCTCTGGGGCAGCTGGATGCACCCTGCATCCTCTACGACCTGAACGGCTACTACCAGCCCCTGCACCAGCTTTTGCGGCAGATGATCGCCATGGGGCTTTCCACTCCGGCGCGGCAGCGGAATATCACCTTTGCTGCCGACCTTGCCCAGATCCGCGCGATTCTTGAAAAATGA